The Desmonostoc muscorum LEGE 12446 genome includes a region encoding these proteins:
- a CDS encoding helix-turn-helix domain-containing protein, giving the protein MSRPFKIEIAESEEELKKRLQTANLGNQKEKLIMLWWIKSGQVKEQQEIGKRLAKDTSTVTRWLQKYRAGGLYELLEMKKAPGAKRKIHDAAIAALEEELKTGKGFSSYGAIVEWLKQEHGQDIEYATVYAWVRYRLGAKLKVPRPQSHKQDEKLVSEFKKNLESFLIV; this is encoded by the coding sequence ATGAGCCGCCCTTTTAAGATTGAAATCGCAGAGAGCGAAGAAGAACTTAAAAAACGTCTACAAACAGCTAACTTAGGAAACCAGAAAGAAAAACTTATTATGCTGTGGTGGATAAAAAGCGGACAGGTTAAGGAGCAGCAAGAAATTGGAAAACGCTTGGCGAAAGATACCTCAACTGTAACAAGGTGGTTGCAAAAGTATAGAGCAGGCGGGCTATATGAATTACTGGAAATGAAAAAAGCTCCAGGAGCAAAACGCAAAATTCATGACGCAGCGATCGCAGCACTGGAGGAAGAGTTAAAAACAGGAAAAGGCTTTAGTAGCTATGGTGCAATAGTTGAGTGGTTGAAACAAGAACATGGACAAGATATAGAGTATGCAACGGTTTATGCGTGGGTTCGATATCGATTAGGAGCAAAACTAAAAGTGCCTCGCCCTCAAAGCCATAAGCAAGACGAGAAATTGGTATCTGAATTTAAAAAAAACTTGGAATCATTCTTAATTGTCTAG
- a CDS encoding transposase produces the protein MNGECFQQFLDWLSQQLGGDYAILQVDQAPAHTSSAIRWQEFIIPLFQPPSAPELNPIERLWQLLKKPLKNQLFSSLQTLRDRIQEIFDQLTLEQVISVSSYNFILEALFYAASY, from the coding sequence TTGAATGGCGAGTGTTTTCAACAGTTTTTGGACTGGCTATCTCAACAATTAGGTGGGGATTACGCTATTTTACAGGTTGACCAAGCACCTGCTCATACAAGTTCAGCGATTCGTTGGCAAGAGTTTATTATTCCTCTGTTTCAGCCACCTTCAGCCCCTGAACTCAATCCCATTGAAAGGCTTTGGCAGCTCCTCAAGAAACCACTCAAAAATCAGCTTTTCTCTTCTTTACAAACTTTACGCGATCGCATCCAAGAAATATTTGATCAACTTACACTTGAGCAGGTAATTTCCGTCTCTTCTTACAACTTTATCCTGGAAGCTTTATTCTATGCAGCTTCATATTAA
- a CDS encoding type II toxin-antitoxin system VapC family toxin, whose amino-acid sequence MEIIAAITRRSRSGSISITDATITRNQFRSDLQKDYQIIEITETIINYGMALSEIYSLRGYDAIQLAAGRAVNTLCIANGLPSITFVSADKELNTAVVSEGLMIENPNNHP is encoded by the coding sequence GTGGAAATTATAGCAGCAATTACGAGGCGATCGCGCAGTGGAAGTATTAGCATTACAGATGCAACAATCACACGCAATCAGTTCAGAAGTGATTTACAAAAAGATTACCAAATCATTGAAATCACAGAAACTATAATTAATTATGGAATGGCATTGTCAGAAATTTATAGTTTACGAGGTTATGACGCTATCCAACTAGCAGCAGGCCGTGCAGTTAATACCCTTTGCATCGCTAATGGATTACCTTCTATTACCTTTGTGTCCGCAGATAAGGAGTTAAATACAGCAGTTGTCAGTGAAGGATTAATGATTGAAAACCCTAATAATCACCCATAG
- a CDS encoding retroviral-like aspartic protease, whose product MLEGKRFPFIERSNALGVSSTMPYLPLTLTYKNQSIEVMGLLDTDASVNVLPYEIGLQLGAVWEEQKVPIQLSGNLARLEARGLVLSARVAEFSPVLLAFAWTKSTEVPLILGHMNFFAEFDVCFYRADLAFEVSLRRQ is encoded by the coding sequence ATGCTTGAAGGTAAAAGATTTCCTTTTATTGAGCGCAGCAATGCTCTTGGTGTTTCCAGCACGATGCCTTATTTACCATTGACTTTGACTTATAAAAATCAATCTATTGAAGTTATGGGTTTGCTGGATACAGATGCAAGTGTTAATGTATTACCTTACGAAATTGGTCTGCAACTAGGAGCAGTTTGGGAAGAACAAAAAGTTCCAATTCAGTTAAGCGGGAATCTAGCTCGTCTCGAAGCACGAGGATTAGTGCTGTCAGCTAGAGTTGCAGAATTTTCTCCTGTCTTGCTTGCATTTGCTTGGACAAAATCTACAGAAGTACCTTTGATACTCGGACATATGAACTTCTTTGCAGAGTTTGATGTGTGTTTTTACCGTGCTGATTTAGCTTTTGAGGTGAGTCTAAGAAGACAGTAA
- a CDS encoding DUF2267 domain-containing protein — MPDQTFRKNIPEVDPTEIEDTRTAIAREHRSFLEKVLVKARFADLYDARDFSEVVFRVMRDLMTTEASDRVEGELHKEAVPTDEKALQFEVADLWKDTNPIVRFLSRIRQPLRGPAPIGIDSNLFLTRVANEGALPPNVKAEQAVQAVFSATKDELSQERIQEIASWLPDRIRQLWEQA, encoded by the coding sequence ATGCCAGATCAAACATTTAGAAAAAACATTCCAGAAGTCGATCCAACCGAAATTGAAGATACTCGAACTGCGATCGCTCGTGAACATCGTTCTTTCCTAGAAAAAGTCTTGGTTAAAGCCAGATTTGCAGATTTGTATGATGCCAGAGACTTTAGCGAAGTTGTGTTTCGCGTCATGCGTGACTTAATGACGACAGAAGCAAGCGATCGCGTCGAGGGAGAACTGCATAAAGAAGCTGTGCCTACAGATGAGAAAGCACTCCAATTTGAAGTTGCCGATCTTTGGAAAGATACCAATCCAATTGTCAGATTTTTAAGTCGAATACGCCAACCTTTAAGAGGCCCGGCTCCCATTGGCATCGATTCCAATTTATTTCTGACGCGAGTTGCCAATGAGGGAGCGCTCCCACCAAACGTTAAGGCAGAGCAAGCAGTTCAAGCTGTGTTTTCTGCCACCAAAGACGAACTTTCTCAAGAGCGGATTCAGGAAATTGCTAGCTGGCTCCCCGATCGTATACGTCAGCTTTGGGAGCAAGCTTAA
- a CDS encoding dienelactone hydrolase family protein codes for MVEITNIEINTAKVKIPNDDLEIDAYLAQPAHQGTFAAVIVFPEIFGINSNIRDITELIAKQGYVAIAPAMFQRIAPGFEADFSAQDVGFSPESYGLGLEYYQQVKYQDILSDIQAAIAYLKTLPNVKHDAIGVIGFCFGGHVAYIAATLPDIKATASFYGAGITTSSYGEETPTINRTSEIKGTIYAFFGTRDSLISQEETEQIEAELKKHQINHRVFRYDAGHGFFAGFFKDQYPFLAQHPSYNAEAAPDAWQHVLELFQNHLSN; via the coding sequence ATGGTAGAAATCACAAACATCGAAATTAACACCGCAAAAGTCAAAATACCTAATGATGACTTAGAAATCGATGCTTACTTAGCTCAACCAGCACATCAGGGAACCTTTGCCGCCGTTATCGTTTTTCCAGAAATTTTTGGAATCAACAGTAACATTCGAGATATCACCGAATTAATCGCTAAACAAGGTTATGTCGCAATAGCCCCCGCGATGTTTCAACGTATTGCTCCGGGTTTTGAGGCTGATTTTAGCGCCCAAGATGTTGGGTTTAGCCCAGAAAGCTATGGGCTAGGGTTGGAATACTATCAACAAGTAAAGTATCAAGATATCTTAAGTGATATTCAGGCGGCGATCGCCTACTTAAAAACTTTGCCCAACGTCAAACATGATGCCATTGGTGTCATTGGTTTCTGTTTTGGTGGTCATGTTGCTTACATCGCTGCAACTTTACCCGATATCAAAGCCACAGCTTCGTTTTACGGTGCTGGGATTACCACTTCTAGTTATGGTGAAGAGACTCCAACTATTAATCGCACCTCAGAAATTAAAGGTACTATTTATGCATTTTTTGGTACAAGAGATTCGTTAATTTCCCAGGAGGAAACCGAGCAAATTGAGGCAGAATTAAAGAAACATCAAATCAATCATCGTGTATTTAGATACGATGCCGGACATGGATTTTTCGCTGGATTCTTCAAAGACCAGTACCCATTTTTAGCACAACACCCAAGTTACAATGCTGAAGCTGCTCCTGATGCTTGGCAACATGTTTTAGAACTATTTCAAAATCACTTGTCAAACTAA
- a CDS encoding XisH family protein has translation MSARDTFHQLVRTILENEGWVITHDPYHIDLGFVDFYIDLGAELLLAATKDDQKIAVEIKTFLAASTISEFHTAIGQFINYRIALEDDDPERRLYLAVPLDVYKRFFRYPFIQTVIGRNQIPLLVYDTEKQEIAEWIG, from the coding sequence ATGTCTGCAAGAGATACGTTTCATCAACTGGTCAGGACTATCCTTGAGAATGAAGGGTGGGTAATTACTCACGATCCGTACCATATTGATTTAGGGTTTGTTGATTTTTACATCGATTTGGGTGCAGAACTGTTGCTAGCAGCGACAAAGGACGATCAAAAGATTGCAGTTGAAATCAAAACATTTTTGGCAGCCTCAACTATTTCTGAGTTTCATACTGCAATTGGACAATTTATTAACTACCGCATTGCCTTGGAAGACGACGATCCAGAGCGGCGACTGTATTTGGCAGTTCCCCTGGATGTTTATAAGCGATTTTTCAGGTATCCATTTATTCAAACGGTCATTGGCCGTAACCAAATTCCGCTTTTGGTATACGACACAGAAAAACAGGAGATTGCAGAATGGATAGGCTAA
- a CDS encoding XisI protein, with protein sequence MDRLNLYRELIQRLLTARAKLRSGNDPIESQTIFDTTQDHYQLVHVGWKDSSTRIYGCVLHVDIKDGKIWVQHDGTEDAIADQLVSEGVPKQDIVIAYHAPHVRQYTDFAVG encoded by the coding sequence ATGGATAGGCTAAATTTGTATCGTGAACTAATTCAGAGATTATTGACGGCGCGGGCAAAGTTGCGCTCTGGGAACGATCCCATAGAAAGTCAAACCATTTTTGATACAACACAAGACCACTATCAGCTTGTGCATGTGGGATGGAAGGATAGCAGTACCCGGATTTACGGCTGTGTGCTGCACGTAGATATTAAGGATGGGAAAATTTGGGTGCAGCATGACGGAACAGAGGATGCAATCGCGGATCAACTCGTGAGTGAGGGAGTGCCTAAGCAAGATATTGTGATAGCATATCATGCACCTCATGTCAGGCAGTACACAGATTTTGCTGTAGGATGA
- a CDS encoding class I SAM-dependent methyltransferase encodes MQINQVIETYDQGAVDYDAIMQRYWHIDRQPLIASLQLQPGQTVLDAAVGTGLNLWAYPQGVHVVGVDLSHKMLDEARKKSVSADISFKVSDICNLDFSDNTFDAAASGFTLCVVNDPVRAMEEILRVTKPGALIAILDYCKSRDPEVEKWQELISDGASQLGFPTGKIKWNALMDYDELIYNSKLTIEVLADDRIESPNPFLCGCQLLLKNSKA; translated from the coding sequence ATGCAGATAAATCAGGTGATTGAAACCTACGATCAGGGAGCAGTCGATTATGACGCAATTATGCAGCGTTACTGGCACATCGATCGCCAACCCCTAATTGCTTCCTTACAACTTCAGCCAGGACAAACCGTACTTGATGCTGCGGTAGGAACAGGTCTTAATCTTTGGGCTTATCCTCAAGGAGTGCATGTAGTCGGTGTCGATCTTTCTCATAAAATGCTGGATGAAGCGCGTAAAAAGAGCGTATCCGCAGACATCAGCTTTAAGGTATCGGATATCTGCAATCTAGATTTTTCTGATAATACCTTTGATGCAGCAGCCTCAGGATTTACGCTGTGTGTCGTTAACGATCCAGTCCGTGCGATGGAGGAGATTTTACGAGTTACTAAGCCTGGTGCATTGATTGCCATTCTCGATTACTGTAAATCACGAGATCCAGAGGTTGAGAAATGGCAAGAGTTAATATCTGATGGAGCTTCACAGCTAGGCTTCCCCACTGGTAAAATCAAGTGGAATGCATTGATGGATTATGACGAATTGATTTACAATAGTAAGTTGACAATTGAAGTACTAGCAGACGATCGCATAGAAAGTCCAAACCCATTTTTATGTGGTTGTCAATTACTGCTTAAAAATTCCAAAGCTTAA
- a CDS encoding sensor histidine kinase produces MKTHHFSKAKALPLQIVLVVPFVIQIFAAVSLVGYLSFKNGQRAVNDLAEQLIDRTSEVVDEHLKSYLSIPQTLNQINADAIRRGILDVQNRQTLGKYFWDQMHTSDLTYIGIGLTTGEGVGAARYDGKTITIDDWTGKLPNNVYTYATDDRGNRTQVNARWDWENSSQLWYTQPIAAGKPIWTKILVENFPTGPYIAASASRPIYDSQNRLLGMIACDIHLLKLGDFLRSLNISQVGRVFLLERDGTLIATSGTEKPFTLVNQKAQRLKAIASSDPIIQNVAKHLQTFKGLESITKDTDFQLELQGKRYFVDVLPWRDEYGLDWLLVVSVPENAFMAQINANTQTTIAFCFAALVVASVMGVFTSHWIVRPILRLNRASKAMASGNLDQTVKTSGIQELNTLSNSFNYMAEQLHESFTALEKSKEELEDRVEERTTELKNILEELQRTQSQVIQSEKMSSLGQLVAGVAHEINNPVNFIHGNLAHVQEYTQDLLAFIELYQQHNPNPAPEIQIAAEDMDLEFLQQDLPKLLSSMKVGTDRIRQIVLSLRNFSRIDEAEFKSVDIHEGIDSTLMILQHRLKAKPEQPEIQVIKDYGNLPAVECYAGQLNQVFMNILVNAIDALEESHAKLSYQEIQENPSRIIIRTSVVNSTWVKVAIADNGVGISQEFQQRIFDPFFTTKPIGKGTGMGMSISYQIVTEKHGGKLECFSTRGKGTEFIIQIPLRLEVHGVV; encoded by the coding sequence ATGAAGACTCACCATTTTAGCAAAGCTAAGGCGTTACCATTACAAATTGTTCTTGTTGTTCCCTTCGTGATCCAAATTTTTGCAGCGGTCAGTTTAGTGGGTTATTTGTCCTTTAAAAATGGACAAAGAGCAGTGAATGATTTGGCAGAACAGTTGATAGATCGTACCAGTGAGGTAGTGGATGAACACCTCAAGTCTTATCTTTCCATTCCGCAAACCCTGAATCAAATCAACGCAGATGCTATCCGCAGGGGAATATTAGATGTGCAGAATCGCCAAACCCTTGGCAAGTATTTCTGGGATCAAATGCACACCTCTGACCTGACTTATATTGGTATTGGATTAACGACGGGTGAAGGGGTGGGTGCTGCTCGTTATGATGGCAAAACCATTACCATTGATGATTGGACTGGCAAGCTGCCTAACAATGTCTACACTTATGCTACTGACGATCGAGGCAATCGAACTCAGGTAAATGCTCGGTGGGATTGGGAAAATTCTAGCCAACTTTGGTATACCCAACCCATAGCCGCTGGTAAACCTATTTGGACAAAGATTCTGGTTGAGAACTTTCCTACCGGTCCCTACATCGCCGCTTCTGCGAGTCGTCCAATCTATGATTCGCAAAATCGCTTACTAGGAATGATTGCCTGCGATATCCATCTGTTGAAACTGGGCGATTTTTTACGCAGTTTGAATATCAGTCAAGTTGGGCGAGTGTTCCTTTTAGAACGGGATGGCACATTAATCGCCACTTCCGGCACAGAAAAGCCTTTTACGTTAGTTAATCAAAAGGCTCAGAGATTGAAGGCGATCGCTAGCTCTGACCCAATAATACAGAACGTTGCTAAACACCTGCAAACTTTTAAAGGGTTGGAGTCCATCACCAAAGACACAGATTTTCAACTCGAGTTACAAGGAAAACGGTATTTTGTCGATGTTTTACCTTGGCGTGACGAGTATGGTTTAGATTGGCTCTTGGTGGTGAGTGTGCCAGAAAACGCATTCATGGCGCAAATTAACGCCAACACCCAAACTACGATCGCCTTTTGTTTTGCTGCATTAGTCGTTGCTTCGGTGATGGGCGTGTTTACTTCCCATTGGATTGTACGCCCAATTCTGCGCCTAAATCGAGCAAGTAAGGCAATGGCATCTGGCAATTTAGATCAAACAGTAAAAACTAGCGGCATTCAAGAACTTAATACCCTGTCTAACTCTTTTAATTACATGGCAGAACAACTGCATGAATCGTTTACAGCTTTAGAAAAAAGCAAGGAAGAACTAGAAGACCGAGTAGAAGAACGTACCACTGAACTCAAAAATATATTAGAGGAATTGCAACGCACTCAATCTCAAGTTATTCAGAGTGAAAAAATGTCTAGTCTGGGACAATTAGTTGCTGGAGTTGCACACGAAATTAATAATCCAGTTAACTTTATTCATGGCAACCTCGCCCATGTGCAAGAATATACTCAGGATTTATTAGCATTTATAGAATTGTATCAGCAACACAATCCTAACCCTGCTCCAGAAATTCAAATTGCTGCCGAAGATATGGATTTGGAGTTTTTGCAGCAAGACTTACCAAAATTGTTGTCTTCCATGAAAGTCGGCACCGATCGCATTCGCCAAATTGTATTGTCGCTGCGGAACTTCTCCCGCATTGACGAAGCGGAATTTAAAAGCGTTGACATTCATGAAGGCATCGACAGTACTTTGATGATTCTGCAACACCGCCTCAAAGCTAAACCAGAACAACCCGAAATTCAGGTAATCAAAGACTACGGCAATCTACCCGCAGTAGAATGCTATGCCGGACAACTAAATCAGGTGTTTATGAATATTTTAGTGAATGCCATTGATGCCTTAGAAGAAAGTCATGCCAAACTTAGTTATCAGGAAATACAGGAAAATCCCAGTCGAATTATAATTCGCACATCGGTTGTGAATTCAACGTGGGTAAAAGTAGCGATCGCTGATAACGGAGTTGGTATTTCCCAAGAATTTCAGCAACGAATATTCGATCCATTTTTCACCACCAAACCCATTGGCAAAGGAACCGGAATGGGTATGTCTATTAGCTACCAAATCGTCACAGAAAAACATGGTGGCAAACTGGAGTGCTTCTCAACTCGTGGAAAAGGAACCGAGTTTATCATTCAAATTCCTCTGCGGCTAGAGGTTCATGGAGTGGTTTAA
- a CDS encoding calcium-binding protein, producing the protein MTTQVFRGITYTPQVIQDSNQRVRGTANPDWLVVEGNNNIVNTQNGNDVVLLGRSVDLIFNFDTSIFSGEVLQTSSLPCNPNEFQATVYTGAGDDYVSLGAGNHTIRLGSGNNFLDDYGGNYLFDADDNIIGLDAIPKLVASAGAGDDIFYLGGFANRTINAGKGNNLIFLGAGDANIRTGSGNDVITSELSLLTYLDSGLPSYNQSITAGDGDNQIAVISYGETTIKTGCGGDFILAFGIPGSSSAKIYADDGNNTIITNDTNSVIQSGSGNDLIFAGSGDDIIRVGNGNNVINLRGTMVCLPEPLSKDTNLFGSSVEITGGGNDKVYLGEGTDTVILGSSGFATIYGFGCGDRLNVNGLNASFSRIGKDTVINSCGGSLGILKGYTGSVDLV; encoded by the coding sequence ATGACAACCCAAGTTTTTCGCGGCATTACCTACACTCCACAAGTCATTCAAGATAGTAATCAAAGAGTTCGCGGGACTGCAAATCCAGACTGGTTGGTTGTTGAAGGAAACAACAATATTGTAAATACACAAAATGGCAATGATGTTGTCTTATTAGGAAGAAGTGTAGACCTAATCTTTAATTTTGATACTAGCATTTTTAGCGGCGAAGTCTTGCAAACTAGCTCATTGCCGTGCAATCCTAATGAATTTCAAGCAACCGTTTATACTGGAGCCGGAGATGATTATGTTAGTTTAGGAGCTGGCAATCACACAATTCGTTTGGGCAGTGGAAACAACTTTTTAGATGATTATGGTGGAAACTATCTCTTCGATGCTGATGATAATATTATTGGCTTAGACGCCATTCCCAAATTAGTTGCGTCAGCAGGAGCAGGAGACGATATTTTCTATTTAGGTGGATTTGCCAACCGAACCATTAATGCCGGCAAAGGTAATAACTTAATTTTTTTAGGAGCCGGAGATGCCAACATTAGAACAGGGTCAGGAAATGACGTTATCACCAGTGAACTTTCATTACTGACTTATCTTGATAGTGGTTTGCCATCTTATAACCAAAGCATCACAGCTGGAGATGGTGACAATCAAATTGCTGTAATTTCCTATGGTGAAACTACAATTAAAACCGGCTGCGGTGGAGATTTTATTCTGGCTTTTGGAATCCCTGGCTCAAGTTCTGCCAAAATTTATGCAGATGATGGCAACAATACAATTATTACAAATGATACTAACAGCGTTATTCAGTCTGGTTCAGGTAATGATTTAATTTTTGCCGGTTCAGGTGATGATATTATCCGGGTGGGAAATGGCAATAATGTCATAAATCTGCGGGGAACGATGGTTTGTCTACCTGAACCTTTAAGCAAAGATACAAACCTGTTTGGTTCATCTGTGGAGATAACAGGTGGGGGGAATGATAAAGTTTACTTGGGTGAAGGAACAGATACAGTGATTCTAGGAAGTAGTGGTTTTGCTACTATCTACGGCTTTGGTTGCGGCGATCGCTTAAATGTCAACGGCTTAAACGCCAGCTTCAGCCGCATAGGAAAGGATACGGTAATTAATTCATGTGGTGGTTCTTTGGGAATTCTCAAAGGATATACAGGTTCGGTAGATTTGGTGTAA
- a CDS encoding DUF6653 family protein, translated as MPVPQHHHHVPNILSGISALGGILLIWGLIELNSWITLLGFTLVTLGKLWFIDRMVWLYSDMKGVNQEYQSWLY; from the coding sequence ATTCCTGTTCCCCAGCACCATCATCATGTCCCTAATATTCTCAGCGGTATCTCTGCCTTGGGTGGAATTTTACTCATTTGGGGCTTAATCGAACTCAACAGCTGGATTACTTTGTTGGGTTTTACCCTGGTTACACTAGGTAAGCTTTGGTTCATCGATCGCATGGTGTGGCTTTACAGCGACATGAAAGGCGTAAATCAAGAGTATCAAAGCTGGCTGTATTAA
- a CDS encoding IS5 family transposase, whose translation MAYSSNLTDAEWEIFEPLLQEILPTKKQTRPTNWPKRDIFNGILYQLKNGCNWQDLPKDLPPYSTVYWHYKQWRAAGVFEELMSVLHGQVREQVKKKPHWTTLIIIDSQAVKNTCNASVESKGFCFYKATNGIKRHLAIDTLGFPFFTLCTRANVSDDAGLIEMFTLNIDYFKSKPIDIPKITILLDHGYHPEYLTQELERIYPEIMTKIQFQLSTKPSKQEKAAQGKSGFVPAIARWVIERSNAWMERCKILVKNFERTLVSATAKLNICFIRLMIKRLAAPS comes from the coding sequence ATGGCGTATTCCAGCAACCTCACTGATGCAGAATGGGAAATTTTTGAACCCTTATTGCAAGAGATATTACCGACTAAGAAGCAGACTCGACCGACCAACTGGCCAAAGCGAGATATCTTCAATGGAATTCTCTATCAACTAAAAAATGGATGCAATTGGCAAGACTTACCTAAAGACCTCCCCCCTTATTCCACTGTATATTGGCACTACAAACAGTGGCGAGCAGCCGGGGTATTTGAGGAACTGATGAGTGTCTTACATGGACAAGTGCGTGAACAGGTAAAAAAAAAACCGCACTGGACGACATTGATCATCATTGACTCCCAAGCAGTGAAAAATACCTGCAACGCCAGTGTGGAGTCGAAAGGTTTTTGCTTCTACAAAGCCACCAACGGTATTAAAAGGCATTTGGCTATTGACACCCTTGGGTTTCCCTTTTTTACGCTCTGTACTCGCGCCAATGTCTCGGATGATGCCGGATTAATTGAGATGTTTACTCTCAACATCGACTACTTCAAGTCAAAACCTATCGATATTCCCAAGATTACTATCCTGCTAGATCATGGGTATCACCCAGAATATTTGACTCAGGAGTTAGAGCGAATTTACCCAGAGATCATGACCAAAATTCAGTTTCAACTTTCTACGAAACCCTCAAAACAAGAGAAAGCGGCACAAGGAAAATCTGGATTTGTTCCGGCAATAGCTAGATGGGTGATCGAACGCTCCAATGCTTGGATGGAGCGCTGTAAAATTCTGGTTAAGAACTTTGAACGAACCCTGGTTAGTGCCACTGCCAAACTCAATATCTGCTTCATCAGGCTAATGATTAAGAGGCTTGCAGCACCTTCTTAG
- the nifK gene encoding nitrogenase molybdenum-iron protein subunit beta, with protein sequence MPQNPEKIQDHVELFHQPEYQELFQNKKQFENGHDPEEVKRVSEWTKGWDYREKNFAREALTVNPAKGCQPLGAIFAAVGFEGTLPFVQGSQGCVAYFRTHLTRHYKEPFSGVSSSMTEDAAVFGGLQNMIDGLANSYQLYKPKMIAVCTTCMAEVIGDDLQAFINNAKKAGSVPQDFPVPYAHTPSFVGSHITGYDNMMKGILSNLTAGQKKETSNGKINFVPGFDTYVGNNREIKRIASLFGFDYTILADNSDYLDSPNTGEFDMYPGGTKLEDAADSINGKATVFLQSHSTVKTREYIEKEWKQPTVVSRPWGIKATDEFLMKLSELSGKPIPEELEIERGRAVDAMTDSHSWIHGKRFAIYGEPDLVYSVVGFMLEMGAEPVHILVHNSNEVFEAEMRELLASSPFGQNATIWPGKDLWHMRSLLFTEPVDLLIGNTYGKYLWRDTKIPLVRIGYPIMDRHHLHRYSTIGYQGVINLLNWVVNTLFEEIDRNTNIPSKTDISYDLIR encoded by the coding sequence ATGCCTCAGAATCCCGAAAAAATTCAAGACCACGTAGAGCTATTTCACCAGCCGGAATACCAAGAATTATTCCAAAATAAGAAGCAATTTGAAAACGGTCACGACCCCGAAGAAGTAAAGCGGGTTTCAGAATGGACTAAGGGTTGGGATTACCGCGAAAAGAACTTCGCTCGTGAAGCTCTAACCGTGAACCCTGCTAAAGGTTGCCAACCTTTAGGAGCAATCTTCGCTGCTGTGGGTTTTGAAGGCACTCTGCCCTTTGTTCAAGGTTCCCAAGGTTGCGTTGCATACTTCCGCACCCACTTAACCCGTCACTACAAAGAACCATTTTCTGGTGTATCTTCTTCGATGACTGAAGATGCAGCGGTGTTTGGTGGACTGCAAAACATGATTGACGGCTTGGCGAACTCTTACCAACTCTACAAGCCCAAGATGATTGCTGTCTGCACCACCTGTATGGCAGAAGTAATTGGTGATGACTTACAAGCTTTCATCAACAACGCTAAGAAAGCTGGTTCAGTTCCTCAAGATTTCCCAGTTCCTTACGCTCACACCCCCAGCTTTGTTGGTTCCCACATCACTGGTTACGACAACATGATGAAGGGAATTCTTTCTAACCTGACCGCAGGTCAGAAGAAAGAAACCAGCAATGGTAAGATCAACTTCGTCCCAGGTTTTGACACCTACGTTGGCAACAACCGCGAAATCAAGCGGATTGCTTCTCTGTTTGGCTTTGACTACACGATTCTAGCTGACAACAGCGACTACTTGGATTCACCCAACACAGGTGAGTTCGATATGTATCCAGGTGGTACAAAGCTGGAAGATGCAGCAGATTCAATTAATGGTAAAGCTACAGTTTTCTTGCAATCACACTCTACAGTCAAGACTCGTGAGTACATTGAAAAAGAGTGGAAGCAACCAACCGTAGTTTCCCGTCCTTGGGGTATTAAAGCTACTGATGAGTTCCTGATGAAACTCAGCGAACTATCTGGTAAGCCCATTCCTGAAGAATTGGAAATCGAACGCGGTCGTGCAGTTGACGCAATGACTGACTCTCACTCATGGATTCACGGCAAGCGCTTCGCTATCTACGGTGAACCTGATTTAGTTTACAGCGTTGTGGGCTTCATGCTGGAAATGGGTGCTGAACCAGTGCATATTTTGGTTCACAACAGCAACGAAGTATTTGAAGCAGAAATGAGAGAACTGCTTGCTTCTAGCCCCTTCGGTCAAAATGCAACCATCTGGCCTGGTAAAGACCTGTGGCACATGCGTTCCTTGTTGTTCACTGAACCCGTAGACTTACTAATCGGTAACACCTACGGTAAGTACCTGTGGCGCGATACCAAGATTCCCCTCGTGAGAATTGGTTATCCCATTATGGATCGTCACCACTTGCACCGCTACAGCACCATCGGTTACCAAGGTGTAATCAACTTACTCAACTGGGTTGTAAATACCTTGTTTGAAGAAATCGATCGCAACACCAATATTCCTTCTAAGACCGATATTTCCTACGACTTGATTCGTTAG